Genomic segment of Actinomycetota bacterium:
TATCGCTCCTGCCTTTTAGTAATCCATCCACCTGCGCCAAGGCTCTTTCTTTTTTCTTCTTTTTCGCCTGCCCCTTAAGAACTTTTATTTGCAGCTCAAGGCTCGCAATCTTGGTGGCAAGGTTTCCTTGTGCCATGTAAATCACCCCTTAACATATCGCATATATTGTAACGCGGGTCGGCTCTTCATACAAGCTGCTTATTCACGGGGTCGTTCCTGCAAGATTGAAAGATTGCGGAATCCCTGAGCTAGGATGTGTCTTATTGCGAAAAGAGGGTTGCAACGATATGCAATCAGAAGATTTCTACAATTGTTTGTACTACCTTTTGGTAGTGCCTATCGGTGGTGAGTATCTTTAGCCCGTCCCGCATGGCTAAAGCGGAAATCCAGATATCGTTTGTGGGTATCGGGGTTCCTTTGTCTTTTAATGACGACAGAATTAAAGCATACCTTTCGGAAGTTTCTTCATCGATTATCTGTAAGTAAACCCGGGGTGAAGACAGAAAGGTCTCTAGTTCGGTTCTGTTCTTCTTCTCTTTATTGCCCCTTATGAATCCGGCTAAGAGTTCTCCCAAAACTATGGGATTGAGATAAATTTCATCGGCTGCCTGAACCGCCTCAACAGCAGCCGGGTCGCCTTTAAAAAAAGCGGAGTATGCCGAGGTGTCCAACAAAACCCGGTTCATCTCCACACATCCTCATCGATTCTTCTTTGCTCTTCAAGGTGCCTTTCAAACTCTTCCGCTTCCTCTGACGACCATGTTCCGGCAAGGCTATCCAGATCATGATAAACCGTCTTTTTGAGGGTCTTTTTTGCTGTTAGGCCCGCTCCTTTCTCGAGCAAAGAGACCACTACCTTGTTAGTGCTTAGGCCTTTCTTTCTAGCTTCTTCTTTTATCACTTTTTCTAATTCCGGCGCAATTCCTCTAATTGTCATCTGTTTCATCAGACTGTTCACCTCACTTTAT
This window contains:
- a CDS encoding type II toxin-antitoxin system VapC family toxin produces the protein MNRVLLDTSAYSAFFKGDPAAVEAVQAADEIYLNPIVLGELLAGFIRGNKEKKNRTELETFLSSPRVYLQIIDEETSERYALILSSLKDKGTPIPTNDIWISALAMRDGLKILTTDRHYQKVVQTIVEIF